The sequence CGATCGACAGGCCGACTCCCTGTCCGGCGCCGGTGACGATCGCGACCTTTCCCGTCAGGCTGCTGGGCGCCGCGTCGGTCATGAGTGCCTCCGTCTGATGTGTGACCCGGGTCTAGACTAGATAAGTCGTAAGCATTAGCTTTTCACGTGAGGTGGCTTGGATGCAGCCAATTCGGTGGCGGATTCCTCAAGATTGTCGCTTCCTGGGTTGAGCTGATCGGCTCAGATCATGGATGAGCCGGGTGGCGTGCCGCAGGCCGCGCCCGGTCGGTGTCGGTGGAAGGCAGGAGGCGGGCGACCATGCCGGACCAGGTAGCGATCGTCACTGGAGGAGCCGGGGACGTCGGGCGGGGTGTCTGTCGGGCGCTGTCGGCCGCCGGTGTCGCGGTGGCGGCGCTTGATCTCGACGTCTCGAAGGCGGACGGGGCTGAGCTGGCCCTGGAGTGCGACGTGACGGATCACCACGCGTGCGCCCAGGCGGTCGACGCGGTCGCCAGCAAGCTGGGTGGCGTGAGCACCCTGGTGAACATGGCGCAGGCGATGCTCGCGGGCACGCCCTTACTGGACCTCTCCGCGCGGGACATGCGGACCGAGTTCGAGTCAGGGCCCAACGCGACGCTGCGGATGATGCAGCTGTGCTATCCGCACCTGAAGGCTCGCGGCGGCGGCGCGATCATCAACTTCGCCTCGGGGGCGGGCACCTACGGCCTGCCGGGCCTGGGGGCCTACGCGGCGGCCAAGGAGGCGATCCGGGGCCTGACCAAGGTGGCGGCCATGGAATGGGGCCGCGACAACATCCGGGTCAACGCGATCTGCCCGGTGGCCACCAGCGATCACTCGGCGGACTGGGTCTCCCAGGCCGTCGCGGTCAGCCCGATGGGCCGGGTCGGGGATCCCGAGACCGACATCGGCGCGGTCGTGGTGTTCCTCGCCGGCCCCGGTGCCTTCATCAACGGGCGCACGCTTCAGGTGGACGGCGGGTCCGGCGCCTGGCGCTGATGCTGCGATTCCCGGAGACCACCAGGTCGACCGGAGGGCGAGCGCGGCCGGCGAGTGCCTTCACCGCTCAGCGCAGGTACTCGCCGCCGAACACGTCGAGGAACCCGAGGGTCGCCTCGGCGGAGCCGCGCGGCGTGGAGACGAACAGCGAGGTGACGCCGATCCTCTCCAGCTCCGCGATCGCCGCGTGATGGCGGTCGGCCTCGACGCCCGGGTCCGTCCCGAGGCTCGGGTCCGGATACATCCAGGCGATCTCGACCGGGCCGCGGCCCTGGGTGGCGGCCCGGTCCTGGACCTCGGTGATCAGCCGGGCGAGCATGGCGGCACCCGCGATCCCGGCGGTGCGGGCCGTCGTGCTCAGCTCCGGGCCACCGGGCATCGGCATCCAGCCCTGCGCGTGGTCGGCGGCCCGCAGGCGGCTGCGCCGCGCGTTCCCGCCGATCCAGATCGGGATCGGGTTCTGGGTGGGCCGCGGCCGCGCTATCACGTCGCGCGCGTCGAAATGCCGGCCGTGGAAGCTGAACGGCTCGCCCCG is a genomic window of Pseudofrankia inefficax containing:
- a CDS encoding SDR family NAD(P)-dependent oxidoreductase, whose protein sequence is MPDQVAIVTGGAGDVGRGVCRALSAAGVAVAALDLDVSKADGAELALECDVTDHHACAQAVDAVASKLGGVSTLVNMAQAMLAGTPLLDLSARDMRTEFESGPNATLRMMQLCYPHLKARGGGAIINFASGAGTYGLPGLGAYAAAKEAIRGLTKVAAMEWGRDNIRVNAICPVATSDHSADWVSQAVAVSPMGRVGDPETDIGAVVVFLAGPGAFINGRTLQVDGGSGAWR
- a CDS encoding LLM class F420-dependent oxidoreductase, producing the protein MRFFFAYPETAGLDGDLLESGAVDEVARAAERAGFDGMSFTEHPIPGARWLAGGGHQTLDPFVALGFAAAATTRLLLLTHLSVGPYRNPFLLAKAAATVDRLSGGRFVLGLGAGYQKSEFYALGVDFDERNALFDELLAVLPLHWRGEPFSFHGRHFDARDVIARPRPTQNPIPIWIGGNARRSRLRAADHAQGWMPMPGGPELSTTARTAGIAGAAMLARLITEVQDRAATQGRGPVEIAWMYPDPSLGTDPGVEADRHHAAIAELERIGVTSLFVSTPRGSAEATLGFLDVFGGEYLR